CGCTACCGGCACCGGTTCTGAGATACCGGTGGATTCAATCAGCAGGTAATCGAACCGGTTTTCCCTGGCCAACTGTTCCACCGCTATGAGCAGATCATCACGCAGGGTACAGCAAATGCAGCCGTTGCTCATTTCCACCAGTCGCTCTTCTGTTTTGTGCAACGTGTTTTCATTCTTCACCAGTTGAGCGTCAATATTCACTTCGCTCATGTCGTTAACGATAACGGCTACACGAAGATTTTCACGGTTATGTAACACGTGGTTCAGGAGCGTAGTTTTCCCTGCGCCGAGGAAGCCACTCAGCACGGTAACGGGCAATTTTTTCATATAATATAGTTAGTGATGCTTATGTATCCTGCAATAGCGGCGATGGCGCTGATTGAGCAGGTGCGCGCCAACGATAGCGCCGGCTCCGATGCATATCAGGGTGTATTCCCAGGAGGCCGCGGCGGTCCAGAAATGTCCGGCCAGCAACAGGGCAAAACCCGCAATAAACAGTAACAGTGGCAACAGCCGGCGGTGGTGGCGCAGGTACCCCTGGCCCAGGGCCAGCACGCCTATGCCAAAGGAAAACAGCAACAGGCAATACTCCAGCAACGTGTTTTCCGTTATTTCCATTCCCAGTAGCGGAAGCGCAGCAAATACCAGCGGCAGCAGCGCGCAATGTACCGCACAGATCATAGAAGCCCCTATTCCTATCATGTCCAGATTCATTCTTCTAAATATATTCTCCACCTTACCTGAATTTTGATCCTGTCACAAAACTATGTAATTTTGCAACAATGTTGCAAATAAAAAACAACTCGATTTGAACATATTTTTAAAAATAATTTCTAATCGGTTGATCATCTATCTAAAACAGGGTAAAATAGCTTTACATGATTCGTGTCTGTCAAACAAGTGTTACCTTTGTGCATTGACTAATTTTTGACGTTAAACAGCGGGGATTTTTCACCTATGTCTAAGAAAGCGATCTTATATATTGTATTTTTTACCGTGCTGAGCCTCGGATTTCTGGGATATGCCGGTTATGTTATTAAAGGGGAAAGAGGTACTTTTCTGGGTAAGGAAAAATTGCCGGTCCTCGGCGCACCGGGGCATACCGTTCAGGGCTTTTCCTTTACAGACCAGGACGGCCATACCAAAAGCAAGGCAGACGTGCAGGGCAAAATTTATGTAGCGGAATATTTTTTCACTACCTGTACCGGTATTTGTCCGAAGATGAATGCCAATATGGAAAAAGTATACGCGAAATATAAAGACAAACCGAACTTCCTGATCCTGTCACATACGGTAGATCCCGAACATGACAGCGTTCCGGTATTAAAAGCCTACGCCGAAAAACATGGTGCAGACTCCAAAAACTGGTGGTTCCTCACCGGTAGCAAAAAAGAGCTGTACGCACTTGCCCGTCAGGGTTACCTGGTGGATGACGGCACCTACACCGGCGACGAAGACTTTGTACACACGCAGTGGTTCGCACTGGTAGACAAAACCGGGCAGATACGCGGCCTGTACGAAGGCACCAAAAAACAAGACGTAGACAAACTGATTGACGATATAGACCGATTAATGGAAGAATAAAAGTTTTTTTCATCATGGGTACCAAACAACAATTAACAGAGAGAATCAGCGCCTTACTGCGGGACAGCAAATTGAGCATAACAGATACCAGAGTGAAAATTCTGGAGTTGTTCATGAAAAGTAACGGAGCACTTGAACATAGTGACTTTGAAAAACTCGCGGGCAAGTCATTTGACCGTGTGACAGTATACCGTACCCTGCAGACATTTCTTGAAAAAGGTATTATCCATAAGATACCGACCACAGATACCTCTGTACGTTACGCTGTATGCAAATCGGAATGTACAGAACATCACCATCATGACCATCACATACATTTCAAATGCGAAACCTGCGGTAACACTACCTGCCTGGATGAAACCGATGTGCCCAGCATACAGCTGCCGAAAGGTTATGCCATGCACAACGTGGAAGTAGTGGTAAACGGTGTCTGTAAATCCTGTAAATAATTCAGGAATTTTTTGATTTCCGATTTTTGATTTCCGAATAAAAAAAGCGAGGACCGATACGATAGTCGTGTTGGTCCTCGCTTTTTTATTATCAATTTTTTATTCACGAAATCAAAAAATCCCTAAATTTTTTCTATCTCGCTTTTCATAAAATCAGCCAGCTCTTTGATGTATGCCGGAGACAGGTCAAACCGGATACCGGCAGCTCTATATAATTCAGGCAATGTTTTGGTGCTTCCTAAACTTAACGCCCGTACGTAGTTATCGAGTGCCTGTTGTTTGTTTTCCTTGAACTGCTTCCACATAGCGATAGCCCCCAGTTGAGCGATACCGTATTCAATGTAATAGAAAGGCACTTCAAAGAGGTGCAACTGCCGTTGCCAGTTGGCGGCGCGGTAGTCTTCATATCCGCTCCAGTCCACCACGTCGGGAGAGAACTCGTTCAATATTTCCAGCCATTTGGCAGTACGTTCTTCTGTAGTATGTTGCGGATGTTCATATACCCAGTGTTGGAATTTATCGATTGTTGCAATCCACGGGAAAATGG
The Chitinophaga varians genome window above contains:
- a CDS encoding SCO family protein, translating into MSKKAILYIVFFTVLSLGFLGYAGYVIKGERGTFLGKEKLPVLGAPGHTVQGFSFTDQDGHTKSKADVQGKIYVAEYFFTTCTGICPKMNANMEKVYAKYKDKPNFLILSHTVDPEHDSVPVLKAYAEKHGADSKNWWFLTGSKKELYALARQGYLVDDGTYTGDEDFVHTQWFALVDKTGQIRGLYEGTKKQDVDKLIDDIDRLMEE
- a CDS encoding MerC domain-containing protein, yielding MENIFRRMNLDMIGIGASMICAVHCALLPLVFAALPLLGMEITENTLLEYCLLLFSFGIGVLALGQGYLRHHRRLLPLLLFIAGFALLLAGHFWTAAASWEYTLICIGAGAIVGAHLLNQRHRRYCRIHKHH
- a CDS encoding Fur family transcriptional regulator yields the protein MGTKQQLTERISALLRDSKLSITDTRVKILELFMKSNGALEHSDFEKLAGKSFDRVTVYRTLQTFLEKGIIHKIPTTDTSVRYAVCKSECTEHHHHDHHIHFKCETCGNTTCLDETDVPSIQLPKGYAMHNVEVVVNGVCKSCK